A single region of the Pseudalkalibacillus berkeleyi genome encodes:
- the proC gene encoding pyrroline-5-carboxylate reductase — translation MEKYSLLIVGAGRMAEAVLAGLVKQEASLFKSITVSNHSDQQRLQRLASEYQVEVTGEWYSKVSEVDVILLAAPPKAHDSILKELATAISDQLVMTVAAGIDTTYMEERLPQGTPVCWLMPNTAALVQRSMTTFTCGKYVSDFHKTLIKHVLESIGSYEELTAEQVHDLTAITGSAPAFLYLLTEALEEKATSYGISKEQAKLLVTKMISGSAAMLDTGTPANELRDQVTSPGGSTAAGVSLLEGQNFKQTLKDAVVATNNHARKNH, via the coding sequence ATGGAGAAGTACTCATTATTAATAGTTGGTGCCGGGAGAATGGCTGAAGCTGTTCTGGCGGGCTTAGTGAAACAAGAGGCTTCATTATTTAAATCAATTACGGTTTCTAACCACTCCGATCAACAACGACTTCAACGATTAGCTTCAGAATATCAAGTTGAAGTAACTGGAGAATGGTACTCAAAAGTTTCTGAAGTAGATGTAATATTATTAGCCGCTCCACCTAAAGCGCATGATTCTATCCTCAAAGAATTAGCAACTGCAATTTCTGATCAACTTGTAATGACAGTGGCAGCAGGAATTGACACTACATATATGGAAGAAAGATTACCACAAGGTACACCAGTTTGTTGGTTGATGCCTAATACTGCTGCCTTAGTTCAGCGTTCAATGACAACATTCACATGTGGAAAGTATGTAAGTGATTTTCACAAAACTTTGATTAAGCACGTCCTAGAATCTATTGGTTCATACGAAGAACTTACCGCAGAACAGGTACACGATCTTACTGCGATTACCGGTAGTGCACCGGCATTCTTATATTTATTAACTGAGGCACTCGAAGAAAAGGCGACGTCCTACGGAATTTCAAAGGAACAAGCCAAATTACTAGTGACGAAAATGATTAGCGGATCAGCAGCCATGTTGGACACGGGTACACCTGCCAATGAGCTTAGGGACCAAGTGACATCACCTGGTGGTTCAACTGCAGCTGGTGTCTCTTTATTAGAAGGTCAGAATTTCAAGCAAACGCTGAAAGATGCAGTAGTGGCGACTAACAATCATGCAAGAAAAAATCATTAA
- a CDS encoding PH domain-containing protein: MGILDGLMGNASEADLNAVAKDLELIITDEERVEKAFKIIRDLIVFTDKRLILIDKQGVTGKKVEYHSIPYRSVTHYSVETAGTFDMDAELKIYISGHSQPLSKQFRKDKSIYDVQRSLAKYVNQ; this comes from the coding sequence ATGGGAATTTTGGATGGATTAATGGGAAATGCTTCTGAAGCGGATTTAAACGCAGTTGCCAAAGATCTCGAGTTAATCATTACGGATGAAGAACGTGTTGAGAAAGCATTTAAAATCATACGTGATTTAATTGTTTTTACAGATAAAAGGCTCATATTGATCGATAAACAAGGTGTAACTGGGAAAAAGGTTGAGTATCATTCCATTCCCTACCGAAGTGTTACACACTACAGTGTTGAAACAGCGGGCACATTCGACATGGATGCTGAGTTGAAAATTTACATTTCAGGTCACTCACAACCACTATCAAAGCAATTTAGAAAAGATAAGAGTATCTATGACGTACAAAGGTCATTAGCGAAATATGTAAATCAATAG